ACGCAAAGCACCTAGAGAAAATCGCGGTGcccataaaaatcagagCCTACATGCAGACTAGAGTACTACGTACCACCTTAGATTCGGTAACTCATGAtcgaagaagaggagttgaagaaagagaaccagaagaaaagctggaagacatcTTCGAAAGGTTCCTCGGAAACctcgacaaagaggaaaaacctcttgaagaggaagaagtggaaaacGAACTCGAATTCTCTCGCGACCGAGTAATAAGGatcaggaagaaaataaaacgTAGAAGAACcgctgcttctagaaggtctgaaggcccccaaaacctacggaaaatccgtaggaTCTACAAGGGTAGAAACTAATAACAcacatataacacaacccctacacctagggcagGCTAATTAGAACTTTGACGTCCTGATGTATGTCACTGGTTGGAGTGTTATAGGTGTGGATTCTTCTACCTGGATGGTTGGTTCCCCTTGCTCTTCTGCTatcttgtatatggatggagagcGACTTACACTGGCTGTtataaagacaaagagtGCTGGCGGTGAATCCAGAGTCTACGTATATAGAGATGGAGACcagtggaaggatgataaagaggGTGACCATAAAAATAAGTTGACTGCTCTAAAGGAAAGGTGCAAGCCTGGAGAAACtctagacatttcaaagagGGAGGATACAGATATAGGTAGCTACTATAGCACTTGTCCTGATTCTGGAGAGATTGATCACAGTTTTACCTTTCCTTCTGCCAGAGTAACAAAAGTTGTAGAAGGTGATTATATCATTTGGAGAGCCACTGCAGACACTGACCAAAAGTGCACACATGCACAAATTGCCGTTGTGGGAGATAGAGAAACTTTGACGCTAACGATACAATCTGATAGGGAAAGAGTAATAAAATTCAGGAAGGAAGGTCGTAGATGGCAAAGGGTTTAAGAGCCTTCTCATTGATACTCCCTATAGAAATAACATACCATCCATCTTGTATGTGAATGCTATAGCcataaatgtagtataaaTCTCCAAACTGCTTCTGTAGAGATGATAAATTTCTCATGCATGCTACATGTACTCTTTGGGCACATCTAGGCTCTATCAAAGGGGTAGAATTGGTTCTTCACAAACATCTCCAGTTGttactcttctttctcCATGACATTACATCTACCCCCTACACTCTTAGCCTATACATGGTCTCTTTAGAGTCCCTACAGTAGGCCTTTTGGCGAGGCAGTGAATGGGTGGAGAGATGAAATCTGGGCCAGCCAAAGCTACTCTAGAGAAAAGCTCGGGAATTTTAGAGGCTGAAACATTCGCACATTACAGTATAATCGATATCTTTAGCCATTCCATAGTGTTGAAGAGCAAAGGCATCCATTAAATTCCATAGCTAGCATTCAGTGCTGGATGACTAGACATAAGTTCTGGGCGTTTTGGATCAATACGCaacctcttcttcatacCCTGCGGCGCAAATAAAATGGTATAAAACACAGGAATACTATGTAGGTACTATGGAataaagaatgaacaaATTTGTACTATTTTTTGAATCTTCTTCCTAATACCCCAGATGTCTAGGAATAAACAAGAACTCCgtttcctcttcattctcgGTACCAAGTCTCTACAAGATGGCAGGAATATGAGTATCCTAGTGATATTCTACGCTCTGTTCCTGTCTATAGTTTGTAGCTCAACGGATTCTCGAGGTGGTGGAAGTAATGGATATACTGAACCTTTAGTATCCAAAATTGATGGTTCAAAATACAGTACATCAGTATTAGAGAAGGATGGTGTTCCAATCCTTAAACTAGAGGCAAAGGAAGGTATGGTAGTTACTGAACTCAAGTATGGAGGTGAGACTATATGGGATGGAGATGGAGAAGTAGAGATTTTATCAACTTTGATCTACTTTAGTGATGATAGACCAGAAGTAGTGACACTAAAGTGTAGGGAAAATGGCAGGGATCGCACCCTAATCCTCCATaaggatggaaagaagtGGAAAGAGAGTAAGGAGGAACATGAAAGAAAGCTCAAGGAACTACAGGTTACTAAAAAACATGTAGAGGTTAAAGCTAAAGAAGCCAAGACAGCTGCTAAAGAAATTACTGTGGTTGCTACGACAGAGGCTGTTTTCACTTCCACAAATAGTGCTGGTAACGCTTTCAGAAAGAAAACCGTTTCAGGGGATATACAAGTTGGAAATGATTTAGTAGGAGATACTTCAAGAGGTGCCAGggttgaagatgaagagtctactgaACCTTCGCTAGGAGGCACTGAGGAGGATGAACAGGATGAATACgaagatgaggataatGATTCAGAcgaggaagatgaagaaccAGAGACTACCGAAGAGAATGAGgtaaaggataatgaaccagaagaacCTAAAGAGtttgaagatgaggatgaagacCCAGAATTTCACGATGGTTTCTGGGATACTCCTGACGACTACTCTGAAAGGCAAGATGATACCCAAGACGAACCAGATGGACTTGTAATTGATgacgaagaagaggatCCAGAGGAAGCTTATGAGGATGATAGTCTTAAAAGTGCTCCCGAGACTCCTACTAAATCACGAACACGTTCTGAAGAAGGTACTATTGGAGGACTAGAACAAGGACatcctaaagaatctgaagacAACGATCTAGgggaggaagatgaagatgaagcGGAGGAATCAGAAAACTCTTCTAGTGGCCCAATTACCATGGATGTTGCCAACCTATGCTCTCAAAACTACAAGCATGTTGACTATGTCTACGACAACAACTACATTAGACTGTTCCTACCAAATGAGGGTATGATCATTGCCAAACTAATCGATGGAGAGAATTCTATATGGGAGGCAAAATCCgatgaaaagtttgagTTTGCCAAGGTATACCTAAATAAGGACGGTAAAGCAGAAGTCATGCTCGTTACAAAGAATACTCCATCTGGTGTGAAGTGTAAATATTACACAAAAACTTGGACTGGATGGAGGGAATCTAAAGACATTGGTGACAGGGTACCCAAGTTGAAAGTATTTGCTCAACAGAAATCTGACTTTAACATTGACCTTTCATTAGAAACTAGTACTAcagaatgtaccatatttgAAGCGGAGTTACTGGGAGTTACTACCAAGCACTTTTATCCTAAACTTGGATATATCGCAAAGGAAGTAATGTACAATGGCGCTACGCTATGGAAGAGCACAAATGGCAATGAAAAGTGCATCGGATGCGAATTGTATCTTAGGGGACATGGACGTCCACTCCTTGCAATTACCATTAAGGGAAGAACAAAAGACTACAAgttttttgaaaaggaagggTCTAGGTGGGTTCCAATTaagaatgaagagtttTCTGAAAAGTTGGAACGCATGAAGATTGCCAAGGGGGAATCATTAAAAGATTTTTATGAGACCAATGAACCGGAAGGGCAGGATATGAATGTCCCAGAGCCACAGGGAGGAGAAgctgaggaagaggaagatgaacCTCCATCTCAAGAGGTAAATATGACTAGAAATTATTCAAGGTCAACTGGAGGCTCTTCTGACCGTGTTTATACATCCCCTTCTGAAGTGGATAGACTTCCGAATTCATCAAGAGAAGTAAAACGCAAAATTACAAAGGATAGGGAAGTCAAGGATATACCTGTTGAAGTAGAAAACTATACAATCAGGAGGAAAACTAGCACTCCCACCATTCACAAGGAAACAGAAGAGACTATTAGAGCTCAGAGAGTTCCTGCCAATCATGTAAACAATAATGCACAAATGcagaagaatataaattgTAGAGAAACTTCCAATtataatgaagataaaaatattcagCCCAAACAAGTTGCATTCAGCAACTcccaaaattttgatgtTAACAGAATCAATTGTATTGGTAGTTCTGAAGGTGAAACTGAGGGTGAAATGAAGATTAAAACACTGAAGGTGAATTCTCCAGTTCCTCAGTCGGACGAACACTCTATACTTACAACAtggtctaatggagacCCTACTCTTCTTAACCTGGCTCTTCAACAACCTCCTTCTACTGAGTGGTATcttgagaaaataaatgagaagTGGAATGATGTTACTGGGAGAGTGTTTGAAGAAGAGCTTAGGGTATTGAAGAGAGATCATGAACATGCAGCACCTATCACTCTTGACCTTGCCAATCCTAATAAATCCCAGATAACTGTACAGACAGGAAACTATAGTGGAGTAGAATATAAGGGGTATTTTCCAAAGAGAGGTCATTatttctcttctttctctAACGACGGAAGTCCTATCTGGACAATTTCTAGAGGTGAAAGGTGTTTCCTTGCACAGTCTTTTACAAATGAGAGTCTTGCTCTCTTTACTCTTGTAAGTGATTTTGGACgcaagtactttgagaaagcAGGTGGAATATGGAAGAGTCTTAATAGGGGTGACTTTTTCAATAAGCTTTACGGAATGGGAAAGTCTGAAGAACCAGCTGTTCAACCTACTTCTCTATCTGATCTCAAATCAAAGGTTGACTCTACTCTCTTTTATGTAGAGAGCGGAGAAGAGAATTATGTTACAGTCCTTAAACTTAAAGCTAAGGAGGACAAAAATCCTACGAAACTTGTTTATGGAGGTGAGACTATATGGGATGGAGAGGGTAAGGTAGAGGTTTTATCAACCCTAATCTACCTTGATGGAGATCAGCCAGAACTTCTAACATTACATCACTGGGAAAAGGGCAGGGAAGGAATTCTCTTTCTCCACAATACCGGTAACAAGTGGCAGGTGGTCCAAAAGGAGGACTATGAAAAGTTGCTAGAGGATCTAAAGAATAAGGGTAAACTTGGCGACCTTGTTACCCTTAATCTTGTCAATCCGGATGAATCAAATATAGATACAGATGAATACACTGAATCTGGACTATCCTTCAAGGcatatactccaaagaatggtTATCACATATCCTCTGTTATGGATGGTCAAGTTTATGTTTGGAAGGCTAAAGCTGGTGAGAGATGTACCCTTGTAGAATCTTACATAGAGGGAGATTCTACTCTCATATCCATAGTTATTAATGGTAGTGACTATGGACTATATTtaaagtattttgagaaggtaaatggtgaatggaagaatctTACACAAGGagattttttcaagaaaCTCaatggaatgaaaaggtttgGATTAGTATATGAAAGACGTATTCTCTTATCTTCCAAGGTTGATACAAAGTCGTTTGATGTGAAAGTATCCAATTACAATGGAGTTCCTGTTTTACAATGTAACGCGAAGTCTGGTCTATTTGTATACAATCTCAAGTGTGGCAACGATATAATCTGGAAGGGATTTGACGGAGCCGTTTGTATATCAGCCCTAAtctattttaaaggaaaCAAACCTTATATTGTCACATTGCAATCTAGgaaaaatggagaagatcGTATCCTATTCCTCCATTACAATGGCTGTAAGTGGGAACATAACAAGAGAGAACATGAAAGGAAACTTAACACATTGAAAGAAACATATAGAAATATTAGACTCAAGGAAGGGATTCTTCGGAAATCCACCATTATTCCTTCAGCTGGACAATATAATTTTGATAGTAGGGTACAAAATTCTCAAAGATCTGACAAATCCACCAATACTGATAATCTCGAAGATCAACTGGAATGGACTGATCTCGTAGGTGCACTCAGAGGAGGCAACCAATATATAGCCTACGATACTGACATAATGTCTATGAGTAGAGAAAGAGAGCTCTTTGGGAAGATGGATTACACAGACTCCAGAGATTTATTTAACACTCAATGGTATTCAGAAGATAGGCCAATAGAACAATTTTATTTGGATCCTATGGATAATTTTACATATTATCCCCCAAATTTTATGGTCCCTGATAAGGATTCATGTACTAGATGTGCCATGGAACGAATGATAACACCTCTCTTCTTTCCAGAATTTCAGAGTGATACAGTTattaatgtctcaaagTATAATCCAACCTTCTACAACATTTACGACTACTACTTTGACGATGTGATCACGAGGCTGATTGTTCCTTGGTATTGGACAGAGATAACAAGCCTGAGTCATGGTGGGAAAGCTATATGGATGGCGCATGAAGGAGAGAGTTTGGTCTATGCCACTGTTCATCTGAGGGACACTATGCCAATCCTGgtctacattttaaaagatTGCACCTCTGCGAATAAAACCGAGACGTTATTGAGAACCaataatggatggagaCTCATAGGAAACTACCCTGGTGCCTTCAAGAGTATCCCTAGACCAAATGTGGTTAAATTTCATTGTACTATAGACCTCACCTGCCCCGACCATGGCAGAGTCAAGGTCTTTGACACCGTCATTGGTGGACTTAAAACCCGATTCTTTATTCCAAGACTAGGATTTCGTGCCTATAAAATCGCTCACAATGGTGCCGTCATATGGAGGTCTCCAGAGTATGAGTATTCAGGAAAAGAGTCCCAATGGAGAGCCATTATCGTGAGAGCCTACCTGAGGGGTAACTCCTGCTTCCTTGTAAAGGCTACCTTAAATACCACATATGGCTCATTAAGCTCCATAAACTACATTTACTTGAACGGTAGATGGATTGAAATAGATGAGCGCGAATCTGAGAGAGCGAAATGGGCACTAAAGGCTTATGTAGATCCGCAGGAATGACACACTAGACATTTTTAAACACACACCTTTGGTGTCtttaaatgcagttttatctCCAACTCACTCTGTGGAGACTCTAAATTTTGCTATACACAATATATGGTAAGTTAATGGCGAATGAAATGTCTTGACTCTGAATTTTATGTTCACTACATTGGATGGGTCTTTCGTACCCAAAAGATGATACACATTGTGCAAATCCCGCAGGAATCTTATGGTCAGTCCAGCCTCATCTAAATTTGATTGCATGCATGTAAAACCTCCCGCTGAGACAGGCGATTTCCGGAACTCGACGCTTGTGAGTTTTAAAGTATTCTGTAAAGATTCGTCACTTGTTTTATCAGAGTGAATAGGTGGTATAGACGTGGAAATGGAGCCAAGTTGTAACAACAGCGGAGGCTGGGAAGCTTAGAATGTTAGTGTAAACGTCAGTGAGGCCCACCAACTTCCAAAATCCCTGAGCATACTTCGAGTCACAACGCGGGATCCATATTTGCGGGAGTCTTTTTTGGACTTTTGTTTGCGTGCATTATAACTCACGAGAGCATAACCTTTCGTAGAAATCCATCAAAAAGCATAACAGTAGAGTTTATGGAGAAGATCAAGAGGTTTGGCTACCTAATTATCCAAAGGGAATAAGCGCTGGATGTTGCATTCCTCAACCATTCATAATGCTCTTCTCGTTTAGCATCCACAAAAGATGAGTTTTGTAGGAATAGTGGATAAATGTTGCTAATCCACGAGTACCTTACCACATCAAAATTCCTGCCTCCTGTCCCTCTAAATTTAATCTTCTTGGATAACAACCTCTTATTCTAATGGTAATTTAGTATGGAGGAAAGACTAGGAGCAGGTAAAGAcccaggaagaagagaattGAGGAAGAACTCTTCTTTGCCCATGCATTTGGAGTCCAGAAATGATCCTTTCttcattttaaatacaCACCAGCCACCATGTGAGAGATGTATATAGCTGTATTGTTCTGCATATACACTTGCAGATTTGTGACGTGTGGAGAGATCGTTACTCTTGACCTCTCTTCTCCCAGTCCTTCCCTGTTTACCGTAACGGATCATTTACTTTATGGAGTGAATCATAGAGCTTTTGTCCCCAAGGATGGATGTTCTCTAGTATCAGTGGTGGATAACAGGGATACCCTTTGGACTGCTACAGACActcaagaaggatgtaCAGGTGCCTACCTCTTTTCCAGGGAGGGGTACCCCTCTCTTCTCAGTGTCTATACAAGGGGTGCCGGAGATGAGACCTTTTGTTTCGAGAAGGATGCTGGAgcatggaagaatgtgagCAAGCTGAAATTTGAAACTAAACTTCGCTCAATGAAGGACCTTTCTGCACCTGCTGGTGAAGAACAtagagaagaagaatttgtAGTTGAGAAGATAGAAGACTCTCCAAAGGAACCTCCTGCAGAACCTCAAGATGATGAGGATTGGCTAGAAGGCCTTGAGACTTTGCCAGAGGACACTGTGATTGATACTCCAATTGAGGATGAACAGGTCGGAGAAGAGGATGTTCAACCTGTCAATGTTCCTGAAAAACTATCCAAAGATAATCTTAGAGCTTCTCAAGAACATGCTAAAGTATTCTCTGAAGAGACTCCCGTAGAGGTCACACCAGATTCCGCTTTACAGGAAGAGATGCATGTGGATGAACATGTAGCAGCTCCTAGTGGAGAATCTACTAGTAATATTCCTAAGGAGGAAGTCTCTTCTCAGGTTCCTACCACTAGTACGTCTACTCAGTTGAGTCGCTGGTCAGCCACCGGGTGCTGGTCCTTCATATGATAATACCAATATACATAAAATGATGGCTCCTTACTTCTAGATGTTAGTACTATAGGTGAAGACAAGTTCAATGtcaagtactttgagaaggCAAATAGATCATGGAAAGAGGCTACACTGAAGGATTTCTTAAATAAGTCTTATGAAATGAGAAACTCTACCTCACAATCTCCTAGTGAAGACTCTCCTAATCCTCCTTGGAAACTCATAACTCCTAGACCCAGTGAATCACAGTAAAGCGCTTTATCTTATACTATAATGGccactcattcatccattctGTGGATGGATAGACTAATTGTTAATCACCAAATTAGATCTCTATAGGCAATTCTACATAACTTCTGGCGCTCTAGCTCCTCTCTCTCCATGAGTCCAAGGAGTACCTCTTCCTCCAAGTAATACgacattcttcctctggtGGAGCCTTCTCAGGGGAATCTAGTGGACAAAATAGACTTTAACCTCAGTCACATCCAGAAAGAGCACAAAACACAGCTAGATAAAACTCCATCCATTGCGTAACTTACCCGCAATGTTGCCAAAATGTAAAGCGGCGGGGAGTGGCCCTGCACATGGCAGGCCCAAGATCAACGGGGTGGCCGTCTAGTCGTTATCTTCTCTATAAAATAATGTTTGGGGCAGTTCCTTCCAGGAGGAACATTCGTCTGCCTCCGGAAGTCAGCAGGATCCTCTATCTAAGGTAAAACGTCCTCCACCGTCCAGCGCCGCGACTACATGCCCTTGGCTCCGAATCCCTTCACACAAACCACAATAAATTTACAGGAACCTGCCATTCAAGATCACTGCAGAGGAATTGTACGATATTTTTGGGAAATACGGCTCTGTCCGTCAGATTAGAAAGTTTGTTTGGAATCCAACGCAAATGGTCACAATTTTACCTCAGGGGGACTTCAGCAACGACTAGAGGAACCGCATTTGTCGTTTACGACGATATCTACGACGCAAAGAACGCCTACGACCACCTGTCCGGATTCAACGTAGCAGGAAGGTTCGTTTACGCTCACATCCACGACGTATCTCAGGTACCTTGTCGTTTTGTACTTTAATCCCACAAAGGTTAACAAGAAGAAGGACCTAGATGAACAACAAGCTGAGCTGAATAGAATTAGATCGGCGCTGTGACCGCcttatttaaaattgtagtTTTTGCATCAACGTACTCTCATCTCTACCAAACGGCTATATTTGGTGTAAATGCATGGTTGGAATGGGTGAATGAAATGGATACCGGCCATTGGAATGGCGAAGGAATATCATTGACAAGAGAAACAGAAAGCATGATGAGAAATGCCAACCAAGTGTGACATCTTCAGCATCTCCATTAGTCCAAGGGGTCTCTAGTTTGCCTGGAGATACTATAGGTAATGCCCCTAATTAAACATGCATCAGCCTCCGTGGAGAATCTAAACTCCCTGGAATTATactcctttacaacatctagtTAGACTATCcattgtttagacctatagtcttttgtcacgccCATTGCGTATTGCTTGCCTTCATAGTTACCATCATCCCTAGTAtgcattcattcatccatactgaccattccgctcacaccagttgagacattgatggagtactactatggaaaaATGAGGATAATATGAGGGAGAGGATCCAGTGGAGGGACTATTGTACTACAGACTGAGTGAAGATGTAGTATGACTGGTAAGGGTGTCACTATTGACATCGGCAAGCGTCCCGAAGGATCTGGAAATCAAAAGGTCGAAAAGGATACTAAAGGATACTATTATGAGAGTGGCAAGGTAAGAGTTAATCTTACGGATGACTGGTTTCCTGACCCAGAAGGGACTTATAGGAAGTTAACACATAGTCTAAAGGATGGGAACATTGAAAGTATTGTACATAAAGGGAGTGCACTTTCTGGACTTACTGGCCTAGAAAGTCATACCAGTGTTTCAGTCCTTTACTGGAGTAGCAATTACCAGAATCCCCTCCTCATCCAACttggaaatgatgaaaatgaataCTACACTACTTCCGATGGTAGTACTTGGACCAAtgcaaatataaatacTACTACTCTCAAGTCCAAGTTAGATAAAGAGAACTGTACAAAGAACGGagctcacattataaaTCTTACAGAGAAGAGTAATGGTAACTACAGGTGTCCAAATGGTTGTAAAACAAATATCCAAGTATCATACAACAGTTCCTACGGAGGTATCACCTTCTATCAACCTACTATTGGTTCTAACACTTTCTCAGTGACTAGTTTCAAGGATGGTAGCAATTGGCAACTTGGACTACCATCTCTAAAGAGCGTCAGCCAGATCAAGGTCGACTGGAAAGCTTCTGGTGAAACAAATCCTCTCCTATATTTCTATCATCAAAGTAGACCGTATAGATACTTTAGAAGAAGCAGTAGTGATAGTAATACTTGGATTGAAGTATCTCTTGCTAATGCTCATCCTAACGGACAAACTCCTCAAATTCCTCTAGATCTCTCTAAATCGTCTGGTATAACATACGATGGTGGAGGTAGCAAAATAAATATAACTGTGCTAAGAAGTCACATAGGTGAGGGTTATTACGGATACCAGTATTCTCTGAGAGGTGCATCATTTACAGTTGAGAGTGTTACCCATAATGGTACTCTGCTTACTGGTATATCTTTTCAAGGCACTCTAATCAGTGTCTCTGGATATTACTACGGAGGAAAGAATCCTACAGATCAGTCTAACATTCTTCTGATTGAAGTGGTTGCTAGTGGGAACTCCAAATATTCATACTATCAAAAGAAAAATAAGAGTTCTAATGAATGGACTGAACTTGATAGATCTGGTAAACGACTTGTTGACGAAGCTCTAAAGGTAATACTGATTAACCTTAAGAAATTGAAGGAAACACTGGATAAGCTTGACCAGTTAGAGGCTAGGCTTGAGAAGTTAAATAAGAAGCTTAATGAGTCACATAATACGGGTGTTCTAGCAGGATCATCTGTTGGAACTGGATTAGGCGGAGCAGGGTTGGGTGCTCTTGCCGTATGGAAGGGACCTGCTCTAATTGCGCGACTAATAACTCGTCTGTAATGTCTAGAGGGAGAAAACACTCATCTCTGCCAATAGGCAGTACTGTGGAGTCTCTAACcttaactcttggtatacaaCATTACTCGTCTTGTTATACATTTCCACAGAAGAGTCTACacatactcaatatggtacatttcTTATTATTCCCAATATCCATAGtgatactccattagaccaactactcagtatccaagctagtatctagagtatctccatagagtctcaaatctgtctaacccaagggtctcctttagaacgtttgtagatccaccagccaaatccagtaagaccaccagccccggcaagagtaccagaaGATGTGCCCAAGATGGATCCTAAAGTCATAGCACCAGCAGCAACGGTAGATTCAACAAAACGTCCAGTAGCTCCATCAGGACCAGGAGTAGTCATTTCAGAATCGTCTGAGGCTTGAGCTTGAGGAGAAGTATGAGGATCAGGAGATTTACAGTTACTTGGAAGACTGTCGAGTAGTTTTATGATAGATTTGTAATCTTTCTCAGTGAATGGAGCTTCTTTCAGTTCTACTTGTTTCCAGGTACTGATACCACCTGttttatcatatttatACCATTCTCGATGAGCGTTCAGACCGGTAAACCCATCAACAAGTCTCTTATAATACACTAAAAGTGGAGCACTCCCTCCGTTTTCGCAGAAGTAGGCCTTAACTTCTTCAACATCTAGAATGGGTAGAGATCCAATTCCAGTAAGAGTACTTCCAGCATTCTGGAACTTTACTACATGAAACTTTTCTCCGGGAGGAGTCCTGAGTTTATGAGTATACACACTGTAACTTCCAAGTTTATTCTCAGGAGTATCCTTAATTTGCATTCTTATGTTACCATGTTTATCATCAAGTTGCTTATCATTACTATCACAACCATCATACGTAGCACCACCCTTATTACTGATATCTATTATTACAGCATTGTTTAGTCTACAgttgaggaggaagagtttCTTTTGGAAAGCAATATTGGTAGGTGGAAGAGTTTTATCAATCGTCCACTTACTGTTGTCATTGGACCAAACACCAGTATTCTCATAGAAAATAATCTTCTCAGGTCTACCGGGGGTTTTAATtaccacatttacaagaaGTGGTCTACCTCTGTCCCTATGTTCCTTTGTCTCTAGAGGGGACCAGTAAAGAACGGATACTTGGGTAACTCTTTGGATAGATGGAATGTCAGTTTCTGTTCCcttatattttgttttcTGAAGAGTGAAGTGTTTATCCTCATGACCCTTTAGAGTGTGTATATATTCCGTGAATCCTTTCGGAGGATCTGTAACATTTGTAGTAACATTTACAACAGGCTCATATCCATTAGAATTTTCCGGATAGCAAGTTCTATTCCAAAGGTCAATTGTAACGGCAAGTGGTATAACGACATTTGCAACATCTTTTACCACACTTGCAAAGTTATCAATAGAGTTTGGTAGGGTTTCCTTTGTTGTGGGTTTTGACGTCCCAATTAGTTCTGGTCCCTTTTTAAGTATGTTATACAAAAGTCCGGACAAATCTCCCATAAATTTTCCTAAGTCCAAGGCATTTATA
This region of Theileria equi strain WA chromosome 1, complete sequence genomic DNA includes:
- a CDS encoding hypothetical protein (encoded by transcript BEWA_023200A); the encoded protein is MTGKGVTIDIGKRPEGSGNQKVEKDTKGYYYESGKVRVNLTDDWFPDPEGTYRKLTHSLKDGNIESIVHKGSALSGLTGLESHTSVSVLYWSSNYQNPLLIQLGNDENEYYTTSDGSTWTNANINTTTLKSKLDKENCTKNGAHIINLTEKSNGNYRCPNGCKTNIQVSYNSSYGGITFYQPTIGSNTFSVTSFKDGSNWQLGLPSLKSVSQIKVDWKASGETNPLLYFYHQSRPYRYFRRSSSDSNTWIEVSLANAHPNGQTPQIPLDLSKSSGITYDGGGSKINITVLRSHIGEGYYGYQYSLRGASFTVESVTHNGTLLTGISFQGTLISVSGYYYGGKNPTDQSNILLIEVVASGNSKYSYYQKKNKSSNEWTELDRSGKRLVDEALKVILINLKKLKETLDKLDQLEARLEKLNKKLNESHNTGVLAGSSVGTGLGGAGLGALAVWKGPALIARLITRL